The following proteins are encoded in a genomic region of Penaeus chinensis breed Huanghai No. 1 chromosome 10, ASM1920278v2, whole genome shotgun sequence:
- the LOC125029791 gene encoding T-box transcription factor T-like, producing MLKTESVRKLLTTEGCSKVKTEALQQHSGAASGVEPTVVLEDRDLWTRFQVLTNEMIVTKSGRRMFPVVKVSISGLDPSAMYSILLEFVQIDNHRWKYVNGEWVAGGKPEVAPSSAVYIHCDSPNFGNHWMKEPVSFAKVKLTNKTNGNGQIMLNSLHKYEPRLHVVQVGAEQRTISCHAFPECQFIAVTAYQNEEVTALKIKHNPFAKAFLDSKERPDLQSQRDIMASYPQPHHQQYGWYMGGGVCGGGVAYGQTPPTMGLASTPASLSSRIAMRNHRVVPYTSPTPRAARTPPVNTVAQQQAGVGSYGLAGLAAEWRQQPWGHHHQPSVTGAPATPATPAHYQWAGLQGGYAHHPHHHGSGLYHNYQQPGVVGMGLANAATGAVPAHPAQHAQRSPQEALTPMGVYSDTSVPQGYTDNRSSPTYDDSVHSVGANTGVYGSSRLHESPEHNSTGGGSPQSEASPPLSHTSSHADMFILPDLGYPTGLAAAHSDLARIKGENLTDSLSVYSTSSPSAYSTTSPAAYSTTSPTAYSAAPLHAWSPLSPPACM from the exons atgCTTAAGACCGAGAGTGTGCGCAAGCTCCTGACCACTGAAGGATGTAGCAAGGTTAAGACAGAGGCCCTTCAGCAGCACTCCGGTGCTGCTTCAGGAGTAGAGCCCACAGTGGTCCTCGAGGACAGGGATCTCTGGACGCGCTTCCAAGTCCTCACCAACGAGATGATCGTCACCAAGTCTGGCAG acgCATGTTCCCAGTGGTGAAGGTGAGCATCAGCGGCCTCGACCCCTCTGCCATGTACTCCATCTTGCTGGAGTTCGTGCAGATCGACAACCACAGGTGGAAGTATGTCAACGGAGAGTGGGTGGCCGGAGGCAAGCCCGAAGTGGCACCCTCCTCGGCCGTCTACATCCACTGCGACTCCCCCAACTTCGGAAACCACTGGATGAAGGAGCCAGTCTCCTTCGCCAAAGTGAAGCTCACCAACAAAACTAACGGCAACGGACAG ATCATGCTGAACAGCTTGCACAAGTACGAGCCCCGCCTCCACGTGGTGCAAGTCGGCGCCGAACAGCGCACGATCTCCTGCCACGCCTTTCCTGAGTGCCAGTTCATCGCCGTCACCGCCTACCAGAACGAGGAG GTAACCGCTCTTAAGATCAAGCATAATCCCTTCGCCAAGGCTTTCCTCGACTCCAAGGAGCGGCCGGATCTCCAGTCCCAGCGAGACATTATGGCCTCCTACCCGCAGCCCCACCACCAACAAT ATGGCTGGTACATGGGAGGCGGAGTGTGCGGTGGAGGCGTGGCCTACGGACAGACTCCTCCTACCATGGGTCTGGCTTCAACCCCCGCAAGCCTCTCGTCCCGCATCGCCATGAGGAACCATCGCGTTGTGCCCtacacttcccccaccccccgtgCGGCAAGGACTCCACCAG TGAACACCGTGGCTCAACAGCAAGCTGGAGTGGGATCATACGGACTCGCAGGACTCGCTGCTGAGTGGCGTCAGCAACCCTGGGGCCACCACCACCAGCCCTCCGTCACCGGTGCCCCTGCAACACCTGCAACCCCCGCACACTACCAGTGGGCTGGCCTGCAGGGCGGATATgcacaccatcctcaccaccatggCTCGGGACTGTATCACAACTACCAGCAACCCGGAGTTGTAGGAATGGGACTAGCCAACGCTGCCACGGGAGCTGTGCCGGCACACCCAGCTCAGCATGCTCAGCGCTCACCCCAGGAGGCACTCACACCTATGGGCGTCTACAGCGATACATCTGTTCCCCAGGGGTACACCGACAACCGTTCTTCCCCGACCTACGATGACAGCGTCCACAGCGTTGGTGCAAACACGGGTGTTTATGGAAGCTCAAGACTGCACGAGAGCCCTGAGCACAACAGCACCGGCGGCGGCTCCCCCCAGTCGGAGGCCTCCCCGCCCCTCAGCCACACCTCCTCCCACGCAGATATGTTCATCCTCCCGGACCTGGGCTACCCCACAGGTCTAGCAGCTGCGCACAGCGACTTGGCCCGCATCAAGGGGGAGAATCTGACTGATTCACTCTCCGTATATTCCACCTCTTCGCCCTCCGCTTACTCCACCACCTCACCGGCTGCGTACTCTACTACGTCACCAACAGCTTACTCCGCCGCGCCGCTACATGCCTGGAGTCCTCTCTCTCCGCCAGCATGTATGTAA